From Acidobacteriota bacterium, a single genomic window includes:
- a CDS encoding FAD/NAD(P)-binding protein has translation MQPDWLIIGGGIHGVHLAARLLGEAGVSPDRLRIVDPGDRLLARWHTCTAITGMRHLRSPSVHHLDLDPWSLQRFAGKRKSREVGLFAPPYERPALSLFNAHGDRVIEAFGLSDLHIKDRVSACSIERSGVGVQLANGREIVARNVVLAIGASEQPAWPRWAPRGDPRVHHVFEPGFEGWPSTRETVAVVGGGISAGQVALRLLKEGHRVRIVARHGLRQHQFDSNPGWLGPKLMPRFSYDRDYVRRRTLIAEARHTGSVPPDVRSALRRAISGDRLRWHEGEVESLRQRSWGHRRGGLELRLTAGVALDSERVLLATGFASRRPGGAMVDEMIASASLPCAPCGYPIVDSTLCWHRRVYVTGPLAELELGPASRNIAGARRAGNRLVDAARAA, from the coding sequence ATGCAGCCGGATTGGCTCATCATCGGCGGTGGGATTCATGGCGTTCATCTTGCCGCTCGTCTGCTGGGAGAAGCGGGTGTTTCGCCTGACCGACTGCGTATTGTGGACCCGGGCGATCGATTGCTGGCGCGCTGGCACACCTGCACCGCGATCACCGGGATGCGCCACCTGCGTTCGCCCTCGGTCCACCACCTCGACCTCGACCCCTGGTCGCTTCAGCGCTTCGCCGGCAAGCGCAAGAGTCGAGAAGTCGGTCTCTTCGCGCCTCCCTACGAACGGCCTGCCCTCTCTCTGTTCAATGCCCACGGCGATCGGGTGATCGAGGCATTCGGGCTCTCGGACCTCCACATCAAGGACCGGGTCAGCGCGTGTTCCATCGAACGGAGTGGGGTCGGTGTCCAGCTTGCGAACGGGCGCGAGATCGTAGCGCGCAACGTCGTGCTAGCGATCGGCGCCAGCGAGCAGCCCGCCTGGCCGAGATGGGCGCCGCGGGGCGACCCTCGGGTTCACCACGTCTTCGAGCCCGGGTTCGAGGGTTGGCCGTCGACGCGCGAGACCGTCGCGGTGGTCGGTGGTGGCATTTCGGCGGGTCAGGTGGCTCTCCGCCTTCTGAAGGAGGGCCACCGGGTGCGGATCGTCGCACGCCACGGCCTGCGTCAGCACCAGTTCGACAGCAATCCGGGCTGGCTCGGTCCGAAGTTGATGCCGCGCTTCAGCTACGACCGGGACTATGTTCGTCGCCGGACCCTCATCGCCGAGGCGCGCCACACGGGCTCCGTGCCTCCGGATGTTCGAAGCGCTCTGCGCCGAGCGATCTCAGGCGACCGGCTGCGGTGGCACGAGGGGGAGGTGGAATCGCTGCGCCAGCGGAGCTGGGGGCACCGGCGCGGTGGCCTCGAACTGCGGCTGACGGCCGGGGTCGCGCTGGATTCGGAGCGCGTGCTGCTCGCCACCGGGTTCGCCTCGCGCCGGCCCGGCGGAGCGATGGTCGATGAGATGATCGCCTCGGCCTCGCTGCCGTGTGCGCCCTGCGGCTACCCGATCGTAGACTCCACGCTTTGCTGGCATCGGCGTGTGTACGTCACGGGTCCTCTCGCCGAGCTGGAGTTGGGGCCCGCGTCGCGGAACATCGCCGGGGCGAGACGAGCCGGCAACCGGCTGGTCGACGCGGCGAGAGCGGCATGA